A stretch of the Poseidonibacter parvus genome encodes the following:
- a CDS encoding type II toxin-antitoxin system HipA family toxin: MKDIEVKIDNQKVGSLFFEKERNEYGFNYTSNYKPISLIMPYKSSTYIWKNKLHPIFDMNIPEGYLFEIFKKYLTKEYGYIDDFLIFSYICSNIQSRITYKSFSDKKDFFAFDLEDVLQNDTQDNFTKIVSAFLDKNAISGVQPKTLAILKDKESLSSKEYIIKTWGEEYPQLALNEYFCLKAIEKTGVKIPNIKLSKNNKFLLVERFNYNKKSNNFLGFEELITLLGKNKDEKYSGSYEQIAKVIYSVSTNKLESMLSFYKLMIMNYLLKNGDAHLKNFGVLYNEDFSKIWFAPAYDVVNTQVYFYKDKPALTMQGKKLWFGKKELITFGENNCYLSKKDANKIYDEGIFSLKKSINELKDYIKTNKDFKDIGSRMIDTWELSLEEKTHKEIPVETIRNWTRN; this comes from the coding sequence ATGAAAGATATAGAAGTTAAAATTGATAATCAAAAAGTAGGTTCACTTTTTTTTGAAAAAGAAAGAAATGAATATGGATTTAATTATACTTCAAATTATAAGCCAATATCTTTGATTATGCCATATAAAAGCTCTACTTATATTTGGAAAAATAAACTTCATCCTATTTTTGATATGAATATACCAGAAGGGTATCTTTTTGAAATATTTAAAAAATATTTAACGAAAGAGTATGGTTATATTGACGATTTCCTAATCTTTTCTTATATCTGTTCTAATATTCAAAGTAGAATCACTTATAAAAGCTTTTCAGATAAAAAAGACTTTTTTGCATTTGATTTAGAAGATGTTTTACAAAATGATACACAAGATAACTTTACGAAAATAGTTAGTGCCTTTTTAGATAAAAATGCCATAAGTGGAGTTCAGCCAAAAACCTTAGCTATTTTAAAAGATAAAGAATCTCTTAGTTCAAAAGAGTATATTATTAAAACTTGGGGAGAAGAATACCCACAATTAGCGTTAAATGAATATTTTTGTTTAAAAGCAATTGAAAAAACTGGTGTAAAAATTCCTAATATTAAACTGTCTAAAAATAATAAATTTTTATTAGTTGAACGATTTAACTATAATAAAAAAAGCAATAATTTTTTAGGATTTGAAGAGTTGATTACTTTACTTGGAAAAAATAAAGATGAAAAATACAGTGGAAGTTATGAGCAAATAGCCAAAGTAATATATAGTGTTAGCACAAATAAACTCGAATCTATGTTAAGTTTTTATAAATTAATGATAATGAACTATTTATTAAAAAATGGTGATGCTCATTTGAAAAACTTTGGAGTATTATACAATGAAGACTTTTCAAAAATATGGTTTGCTCCTGCTTATGATGTTGTGAATACACAAGTATATTTTTATAAAGATAAACCAGCACTTACAATGCAGGGTAAAAAGTTATGGTTTGGGAAAAAAGAATTAATTACTTTTGGAGAAAATAATTGTTATCTATCAAAAAAAGATGCAAATAAAATTTATGATGAAGGAATATTTTCTTTAAAAAAATCTATTAATGAATTAAAAGACTATATTAAAACCAATAAAGATTTTAAAGATATTGGTTCTAGAATGATTGATACATGGGAACTATCACTAGAAGAAAAAACACATAAGGAGATTCCAGTTGAAACTATACGAAATTGGACAAGAAATTAG
- a CDS encoding DUF748 domain-containing protein — MGKIEKTFYWLCFFLAVYITIGFKLIPYVLKDQLVKNLDDNLTLKTTIEKVEFNPFTLEAKIHNLALNNKDSEKVISFSQFKLNIALLRSILEAHVSLDNVLLQNTVVNVEEDINGIINLTKIVKEKETEKKEEIKDESSSDIKFLISKIKLENLNVNYKKITKDKPYELTIKNANYTLYDVGTYKNSLASNDLELNINEHTKLSLKGAFNVSPFKMYGKAKISDLRLKEILYQQKEILNFDINEEARFDLALDYNIDAKDDFDLKVNTTKLELSDIKLKQNKNDIIKLNKLKIGNLNLDLLKQDLKLNNIEINTLYTNLIMDKNGINLASLVKASKETKKEAPISDEKTISKPWKVLLSNLKQTNSDFIFKDKVQNMSVETKKFNTNVSSVNIDGSNIYLNSFKISNPNIDYKDNKNSMFISTDNSDISFDKLSILNNNIDISNVNLSKSNLSFKDNKASLNININKPKLNINSLKIKGADVYIKQTKLDTPKISFKDLKNKLSIQTSNTALNVNDLNIIKSIVSINRIKLNTPSLKLNDAKAKLDISTNNTSLTANKLNINGSKISLASASLVNPKLNINDKANNLKLDINKINANINSFLLNNNNISIKTAKIKKGKLTLNDNKNSMNIYSSNAEVNINRLKQNNNTLSLSSIRVYDPSVTIENKKDKTNIIAKNIDISVSGITNSKNGLKVLKTDISKPNISVILEKNNAKATVAKKTENKSSKESSAKLNIGPINIKNATLSFEDKNLPLPFKTTVSALNGKVSRLNTTVASTSKLKVDGIVDKYGTTQITGLVDPNNIKILTDINMIFKNISMQNFTPYTGKFIGKELKSGKLDLDLKYNIEKSNLDAKNNIVITKLELGKKVVSKDAVSLPLDLAITLLEDRNGVIDLSIPVSGNMDDPQFSIGPIVWKAFVNLITKAITAPFSLLGSIFGFEADEINSVNFNYAQDEITPIQKETLDKVSVILLKRPNLVLEFDPSYEKGKDLYALKTNKLNKFISNELPNKQAKNYQEDYLELLEELYEDYDQELETLKNKFPNDLKAYTNALESFVTSKQEVKKAELSKIALNRVNNIKKYLLEKKKIPAKQIKTSKKIKIKTTTEKTSNIDLKISK; from the coding sequence ATGGGAAAAATAGAAAAAACATTTTATTGGCTTTGTTTTTTTCTAGCTGTTTATATAACAATTGGATTTAAATTAATTCCTTATGTTTTAAAAGATCAGTTAGTAAAAAACTTAGATGATAACTTAACTTTAAAAACAACAATTGAAAAAGTAGAGTTTAACCCCTTTACACTCGAGGCAAAAATACATAATTTGGCTTTAAATAATAAAGATAGTGAAAAAGTCATTTCATTTTCGCAGTTTAAGTTAAATATTGCTTTATTACGTTCGATTCTTGAAGCACATGTAAGTTTAGATAATGTTTTACTTCAAAATACAGTTGTTAATGTTGAAGAAGATATAAATGGAATAATAAATCTTACAAAAATTGTAAAAGAAAAAGAGACGGAAAAAAAAGAAGAGATAAAAGATGAAAGTTCATCAGATATAAAATTTTTAATCTCAAAAATAAAACTTGAAAATCTAAATGTAAACTATAAAAAGATTACAAAAGATAAACCTTATGAACTTACTATAAAAAATGCTAACTACACTCTATATGACGTAGGAACCTATAAAAATAGTTTAGCTTCAAATGATTTAGAATTAAATATAAATGAGCATACAAAGTTAAGTTTAAAAGGTGCTTTCAATGTATCTCCTTTTAAAATGTATGGAAAAGCTAAAATTAGTGATCTAAGATTAAAAGAGATTCTTTACCAACAAAAAGAGATATTAAACTTTGATATAAATGAAGAAGCTAGATTTGATTTAGCTCTAGATTATAATATTGATGCGAAAGATGATTTTGATTTAAAAGTTAATACTACAAAATTAGAACTATCAGATATTAAACTAAAACAAAATAAAAATGATATTATCAAGCTAAATAAGTTAAAAATAGGAAATTTAAATCTTGATTTACTAAAACAAGATTTAAAACTAAACAATATAGAAATTAATACACTTTACACAAATCTTATTATGGATAAAAATGGTATAAATTTAGCAAGTTTAGTAAAAGCTTCAAAAGAGACAAAAAAAGAAGCACCAATAAGTGATGAAAAAACTATTTCTAAACCTTGGAAAGTATTATTATCAAATTTAAAACAAACAAACTCTGATTTTATTTTTAAAGATAAAGTTCAAAATATGAGTGTTGAAACAAAAAAATTCAATACAAATGTTTCAAGTGTTAATATTGATGGTTCAAATATTTATCTTAATAGTTTTAAAATATCTAATCCCAATATAGACTATAAAGACAATAAAAACTCAATGTTTATTAGTACTGATAATAGTGATATTTCATTTGACAAGCTTTCAATTTTAAATAATAATATAGATATTTCTAATGTTAATCTTTCAAAAAGTAATTTGTCATTTAAAGATAATAAAGCTTCATTAAATATCAATATAAATAAACCAAAACTGAATATAAATAGCCTTAAAATAAAAGGTGCAGATGTTTATATAAAACAAACAAAGTTAGATACACCGAAAATTTCATTTAAAGATTTAAAAAATAAACTTAGTATTCAAACAAGTAATACAGCCTTGAATGTAAATGATTTAAATATCATAAAATCTATTGTTTCAATAAATAGAATAAAGCTTAATACTCCTAGTTTAAAACTTAATGATGCAAAAGCAAAATTAGATATAAGTACGAATAATACTAGTTTAACAGCAAATAAATTAAATATAAATGGTTCTAAAATATCACTTGCCAGTGCTTCTTTAGTTAACCCAAAGTTAAATATAAATGACAAAGCAAATAATTTAAAACTAGATATTAATAAAATAAATGCAAACATTAACTCATTTTTATTAAACAATAATAATATTTCTATAAAAACTGCAAAAATCAAAAAAGGGAAATTGACTCTAAACGATAATAAAAATAGTATGAATATTTATTCATCAAATGCAGAAGTAAATATCAATAGACTTAAACAAAACAATAACACTTTAAGTTTATCTTCTATTAGAGTTTATGACCCTAGCGTTACAATCGAGAATAAAAAAGATAAAACAAATATAATTGCAAAAAATATTGACATAAGTGTAAGTGGTATTACAAATAGTAAAAATGGATTAAAAGTCTTAAAAACAGATATTTCAAAACCAAATATTTCTGTAATACTTGAAAAAAACAATGCAAAAGCAACAGTTGCTAAAAAAACTGAAAACAAAAGTTCTAAAGAATCAAGTGCTAAGTTGAATATTGGACCAATAAATATAAAAAATGCAACTTTATCTTTTGAAGATAAAAATTTACCACTTCCTTTTAAAACAACAGTTAGTGCTTTAAACGGTAAAGTATCAAGACTTAATACAACAGTAGCATCAACTTCAAAACTAAAAGTTGACGGTATTGTTGATAAATATGGAACAACACAAATTACAGGTCTTGTAGATCCTAATAATATCAAAATATTAACAGATATAAATATGATTTTCAAAAATATTTCTATGCAGAATTTTACACCATATACTGGTAAATTTATAGGAAAAGAGTTAAAAAGTGGAAAATTAGACCTTGATTTAAAATATAATATAGAAAAATCAAACCTTGATGCAAAAAACAATATTGTAATCACAAAATTAGAACTTGGTAAAAAAGTAGTAAGTAAAGATGCTGTTTCTCTTCCTTTAGACTTAGCAATTACATTACTTGAAGATAGAAATGGAGTAATCGATTTAAGTATTCCAGTATCTGGGAATATGGATGATCCTCAATTTTCTATTGGACCTATTGTTTGGAAAGCATTTGTAAATTTAATTACAAAAGCAATTACTGCACCATTTTCACTTCTTGGTTCAATTTTTGGATTTGAAGCAGATGAAATCAATAGTGTTAATTTTAATTATGCCCAAGATGAAATAACTCCAATTCAAAAAGAAACACTTGATAAGGTATCTGTAATACTTTTAAAACGTCCAAATCTAGTTTTAGAATTTGATCCATCTTATGAAAAGGGAAAAGACTTATATGCTCTAAAAACTAATAAACTTAATAAATTTATTTCAAATGAACTACCAAATAAACAAGCAAAAAATTATCAAGAAGATTATCTTGAACTATTAGAAGAGCTTTATGAAGATTATGACCAAGAGTTAGAAACACTTAAAAACAAATTTCCTAATGATTTAAAAGCTTATACAAATGCTTTAGAATCATTTGTAACTTCAAAACAAGAAGTTAAAAAAGCTGAACTTTCAAAAATAGCTTTAAATAGAGTAAATAATATAAAAAAATACTTATTAGAAAAAAAGAAAATACCTGCTAAACAAATAAAAACATCTAAAAAGATTAAGATAAAAACTACTACAGAAAAAACTTCAAATATTGATTTAAAAATCTCTAAGTAA
- a CDS encoding FHA domain-containing protein — protein sequence MQNIKINLIKRITPNAVLLPLTKEASQSITKSSSKNDLIAMKDFPFKIGRESRLGESEKGIFIKLRIASPTKPNNDIYLLNNSKELQISKEHFQIEKKEMNYFLKDRGSSNGMTINGISMGGKKEIFEKELKDGDIIKIGNEKSKFEYQFLILENIQIS from the coding sequence ATGCAAAACATTAAAATTAATTTAATAAAAAGAATTACACCCAATGCTGTGTTGTTGCCATTAACAAAAGAAGCTTCACAATCAATTACAAAAAGCTCTTCAAAAAACGATTTAATTGCTATGAAAGATTTTCCTTTTAAAATTGGAAGAGAATCAAGATTAGGAGAAAGTGAAAAAGGAATATTTATAAAACTTAGAATTGCAAGTCCAACTAAGCCAAATAATGATATTTATTTATTAAATAATTCAAAAGAGTTACAAATATCCAAAGAACATTTTCAAATTGAAAAAAAAGAAATGAATTATTTTTTAAAAGATAGAGGAAGCTCAAATGGAATGACTATCAATGGAATTTCAATGGGTGGAAAAAAAGAAATATTTGAAAAAGAATTAAAAGATGGTGATATTATTAAAATTGGTAATGAAAAATCAAAGTTTGAATACCAGTTTCTAATTTTAGAAAATATACAAATTTCTTAA
- the dapE gene encoding succinyl-diaminopimelate desuccinylase, with the protein MTIIELFQKLLRFKSVTPDDDGGFDFIEEYLGEDWTCINVDREDTKNRVYYKKFNDNPQHLCFAGHIDVVPPGEGWDVDPFAADIINGVITARGTQDMKSGVAAYLYACKHAENFDGTLSILMTSDEEGEGTYGTIKALEYLKEIDFIPQYAVVAEPTCEQVFGDAIKVGRRGSINGYLNIQGRQGHAAYPEKGINPIHQIAPILNEIAAHDLDNGDEYFAPSKMVLTDMRSGMQVTNVTPNKLDLMFNVRNSTNTKKEDVEAYIQKVFGHLDYSLRTTQGSFPFVTNKESKVVKAMENSIKDVLGVTTKHSTAGGTSDARYFGAFGIEAIEFGVINDTIHSIGERTTVKEVEGLCEVYMDLIKKF; encoded by the coding sequence ATGACTATTATAGAATTATTTCAAAAATTATTAAGATTTAAATCAGTAACTCCAGATGATGATGGAGGTTTTGATTTTATAGAAGAATATTTAGGCGAAGATTGGACTTGTATAAATGTAGATAGAGAGGATACAAAAAATAGAGTATATTATAAAAAATTTAATGACAATCCTCAACACCTATGTTTTGCAGGTCATATCGATGTAGTGCCCCCTGGTGAGGGTTGGGATGTTGATCCTTTTGCTGCTGATATTATTAATGGAGTTATTACTGCACGTGGAACACAAGATATGAAAAGTGGTGTTGCTGCTTATCTTTATGCTTGTAAGCATGCAGAAAACTTTGATGGAACGCTGAGTATTTTAATGACTTCTGATGAAGAAGGTGAGGGTACTTATGGAACTATTAAAGCTTTAGAATATTTAAAAGAAATTGACTTTATTCCTCAATATGCAGTTGTAGCAGAACCAACTTGTGAGCAAGTTTTTGGTGATGCAATAAAAGTTGGACGAAGAGGAAGTATAAATGGATATTTAAATATCCAAGGAAGACAAGGTCATGCAGCTTATCCTGAAAAAGGAATAAATCCAATTCATCAAATTGCACCAATTTTAAATGAAATTGCAGCTCATGATTTAGATAATGGTGATGAATATTTTGCACCTTCAAAAATGGTTCTAACAGATATGAGATCTGGAATGCAAGTTACAAATGTAACACCAAACAAATTGGATTTAATGTTTAATGTAAGAAACTCAACAAATACAAAAAAAGAAGATGTAGAAGCTTATATCCAAAAAGTATTTGGGCATTTAGATTATTCATTACGAACTACACAAGGTTCTTTTCCATTTGTGACAAATAAAGAATCAAAAGTAGTAAAAGCAATGGAAAACTCAATTAAAGATGTTTTAGGAGTTACTACAAAACACTCAACAGCTGGTGGAACATCTGATGCTAGATACTTCGGAGCCTTTGGAATTGAAGCAATTGAATTTGGTGTAATTAATGACACTATTCATAGTATTGGTGAAAGAACTACCGTTAAAGAAGTAGAAGGTTTATGTGAAGTTTATATGGATTTGATTAAGAAGTTTTAA
- a CDS encoding DUF6858 family protein, which yields MKQKLFKDKYSIFEIEFKKDEVEFKSVDEIINALQVKIDSHPVIAFIAIFDQYAHTSSLEMGEVSPKIKAAKNIIFCFGKELPTPEVLAVRPRSIGVCELEDLFVINYLEAPNEAANETMENFIKSLKK from the coding sequence ATGAAACAAAAACTATTTAAAGATAAATATTCTATTTTTGAAATTGAGTTTAAAAAAGATGAAGTAGAATTCAAAAGTGTTGATGAAATAATAAACGCATTACAAGTAAAGATTGATTCTCATCCTGTTATTGCATTTATAGCAATTTTTGACCAATATGCTCATACATCATCATTAGAAATGGGTGAAGTAAGTCCAAAAATAAAAGCAGCTAAAAATATTATATTCTGTTTTGGAAAAGAGTTACCAACACCTGAGGTTTTAGCAGTAAGACCAAGAAGTATTGGAGTTTGTGAATTAGAAGATTTATTTGTTATAAACTATTTAGAAGCACCAAATGAGGCTGCAAATGAAACAATGGAAAACTTTATTAAATCTCTAAAAAAATAA
- a CDS encoding helix-turn-helix domain-containing protein yields the protein MKLYEIGQEIRLLREAKNLTQEELANICGISRVTLGKIEQGKLGNTSVRTLDLILARLGLEIEFKTITNFGLKNLDEL from the coding sequence TTGAAACTATACGAAATTGGACAAGAAATTAGACTCTTAAGAGAAGCAAAAAATTTAACGCAAGAAGAATTAGCAAATATCTGCGGTATTAGTAGAGTAACCTTAGGTAAAATTGAGCAAGGAAAATTAGGTAATACTTCTGTAAGAACTTTAGATTTAATTTTAGCACGATTAGGACTAGAAATAGAGTTTAAAACAATCACTAACTTTGGATTAAAAAACTTAGATGAATTATAA